The Flavobacterium sp. 1 genome contains the following window.
ATTGGTCAAAAACAATTATATTCCGATTATCAATGAAAATGACACAGTTGCCACAGATGAGATCAAATTTGGAGATAATGATAAATTAGCTGCATTAACCGCTGTTTTATTAAACGTTGATATTCTGATTATTGCGACCAATACCAACGGAATTTATACTAAATCGTCAATAAATGATGAAGTCCCAGAAACAATAGAACTGGTAACCGATTTATCGCTGTTGCAAAAGGAAATTGGTGATAAAAAATCGTCTCACGGCACAGGCGGTATGCAGTCTAAAATTGATTCGGCTGCCATTGCCAAAGAAGCAAACATCGAAACATGGATCGTAAACGGACTCGAAGATAATTTTATGGTGAAGGCTTTGAATAACGAAATTGCTTTTACAAAGATTGTTTAAAAATGTTTATCTGGTTAATCGTTAATTCGGTTAATCGATTAAACAAATTAACGAATAAACTAAAGAAAAATATCATGAACTACACTTCAATAAAGGAAATAGACTCAATCCAAAAATGGATAAAAGAAGCGTTGAAAATTAAAAAAAATCCGCTTAAGAATAAGAAATTAGGAAAAAACAAAACCTTGGTAATGTTATTTTTCAATTCCAGTTTAAGAACGCGTTTGAGTACCCAAAAAGCTGCCATAAATTTAGGAATGAATGTAATGGTAATGAACTTTGGAAGCGAAGGCTGGACTCTCGAATTCGAAGATGGAACCATCATGAACCAAGGCGCTTCTGAACACATCAAAGAAGCAGCCGAAGTAGTTTCGCAGTACTGCGATATTATTGCCATCAGAGCTTTTGCAGGTTTGGTTGACAAAGAAAAAGACAATGCCGAAACTGTAATGAACGGTTTCCTGAAATATGCAACTGTGCCAATTCTAAATATGGAAAGTGCAACAGGACATCCATTGCAATCTTTGGCTGATGCCATCACAATGGAAGAAAACAAAACCAAACACAGACCAAAAGTGGTTCTGTCGTGGGCACCGCACCCGAGAGCTTTACCCCAAGCAGTCCCGAATTCATTCGTAGAAATGATGCAATTACAAACCGAAATGGATTTTGTGATTACCCATCCGGAAGGCTACGAATTAAATCCTGAAATTACGAAAGATTCTAAAATCGAATACGATCAGGACAAAGCTTTTGAAAACGCCGATTTTATCTATGCCAAAAACTGGAGCAATTATAAAGAATACGGTAAAATCACAAATTCTGATCCAAATTGGACAATTACAGCCGATAAAATGAAACTGACCAACAATGCCAAATTCATGCATTGCCTGCCGGTAAGACGTAACGTAATAGTAACAGACGAAGTGATTGACAGCGAAAATTCGATTGTAATTCAGCAGGCGAATAACAGAACTTATTCAGCTCAATTAGTTTTGCAGAAAATTTTGAAAAAATCAGACAAATAGATAATAGAATAAAGAGTATAGACTTTTAAAATTGTAAAATGACAAAATTATCTATCATAAAAATTGGCGGTAACATCATCGACAATCCAACAGAATTAAAACAGTTCCTTACTGATTTTTCAAAAATTGAAGGCTATAAAGTACTCATTCACGGTGGCGGAAAATCGGCGACCAAAATGGCGCAAAGTATTGGATTGGTTCCTCAAATGATTGACGGACGACGCATCACCGATGCCCCGATGCTTGATGTGGTAGTGATGATTTATGCGGGTGAAATCAACAAAAATGTTGTAGCTCAGTTGCAGGCTCATAATACCAATGCAATTGGATTTTCAGGTGCCGACGGTAATTTGATTCTGTCATCAAAAAGAAATCATCCAACGATTGATTATGGTTTTGTGGGAGATGTTCAAAAAGTAAATACGCCTTTACTGGAAACATTATTGAAAAGCGGAATAACACCCGTTTTTTGTGCTATCACACATGATGGCCAAGGGCAATTATTGAATACTAACGCCGATACGATTGCCAGCGAATTGGCCATCGCATTATCCGAAGTATTTGAAGTTACCCTGACCTATTGCTTCGAAAAACCAGGTGTTTTGTATGATGCGGAGGATGACAGTTCAGTAATCGAACAAATAAATCATGAATTATACACCAAATTAAAAGCCGAAAAAGCAATACATTCCGGGATGATTCCTAAATTAGACAACTGTTTCAACAGCTTGTCCAAAGGCGTTCAGAAAATAAAAATTGGACACCACAGAATGTTGCAAAACACTGGAGTTGTTCATACTAGCATAGAATTATAAAAAGACACTAACAAACCTAACTGGTTTTAAAAACCTGTTAGGTCTCTGGAAAATATATGAAAAACATAGAATCCCTAACACAAGAAGCCATATCGTTATTAAAATCGCTGATACAGACTCCTTCCTTTTCAAGTGAAGAAGGTCAGACGGCTCTTTTAATCGAAAATTGGTTTACTCAAAATAACATTCCTTTCGAAAGGGAAAATAATAACATTTGGGCTTTCAATAAACATTTTGACAAATCCAAACCTACTTTATTACTCAACTCCCATCACGATACCGTAAAACCTAATCAAGGCTATACCAACGATCCGTTTGAAGCAATTGTAAAAGACGGAAAACTATTTGGTCTTGGAAGCAATGATGCTGGCGGTTGCTTGGTTTCGTTAATCGCAACGTTCACAAATTTTTATGCAAATGAAAATCTGCCATACAATATCGTAATCGTAGCTTCCGCAGAAGAAGAAAGCAGCGGAAAAAATGGATTAAACAGTGTTTTAAAACATTTGCCGGAATTAGAATGCGCTATCGTTGGCGAACCTACATTAATGCAATTGGCGGTAGCCGAAAAAGGGTTATTAGTATTGGATGTTGTTGTAAAAGGGACTGCCAGTCACGCCGCACACAACAATCCTGACAATCCTATTTATAATGCAATGCCTGTGATTGATTGGTTCAAAACCTTTCAATTTGAAAAAATATCTGAGGTTTTAGGCCCTGTAAAAATGACTGTGACCCAAGTAACAGCTGGAAAACAACACAACGTAGTTCCGGCCGAATGTCATTTGGTTGTCGATATTCGAGTGACCGATTGTTACAACAATACCGAAATTTTAGAAACTGTAAGAGCCAATGTAAAAGCCGAAGTTACTCCTCGCTCGATGCACCTGAATGCCTCATCAATTCCCGTTACACATGGATTGGTACAAGCGGGTATCGCTCTTGGACGCACCACTTATGGTTCTCCTACCCTTTCGGATCAATCGGTTCTGAACTGTCAATCCTTGAAACTGGGGCCAGGAGAATCCCTGCGGTCACACTCGGCTGACGAATTTATATATGTAAACGAAATAGAAGAAGGAATCCAATTGTACATTAAAATATTGACTGACTTTTTCAAAATTAATTAGTACAGACAAGTCGCGACTTGTTCCTACGACAATACGATACACAAAAAATACGCTTATGAAACTTTGGGAAAAAGGAATACCAACAGATAAACAAATAGAACATTTCACCGTTGGAAACGACAGAGAACTTGATTTGGTTTTAGCCAAATACGATGCTTTAGGCTCTATCGCACACGCCAAAATGTTAGGGCAGATTGGACTATTGACCAATGATGAAACCGAATCTCTAGTTTTGACTTTGAACGAAATCATAAAAGACATTGCAAACGGGAATTTCGAAATCGAAGACAGTTTTGAAGACGTACATTCCAAAATTGAATATTTACTGACGGTAAAACTTGGTGATGCCGGAAAAAAAATCCACACCGCCCGTTCCCGTAACGATCAAGTTTTGGTCGATGTAAATTTATACCTTAAAGATGCTGTCAAAGAATTAAAAGAGCAGGTAAAAACGCTTTTTGATTTAATGATGGAATCGGCAGAGAAACATCAAAACGTATTATTGCCAGGCTACACGCATTTGCAGATTGCAATGCCGTCTTCTTTCGGAATGTGGTTTTCTGCCTATGCCGAAACTCTGATTGACGACATCACCATGCTTAACGCAGCTTTGAAAATTGTCGATCAAAATCCATTAGGATCGGCAGCGGGTTACGGAAGCTCCTTCCCTATCAACAGAACTTTTACTACCAAAGAACTAGGTTTTGAAACGTTGAAATACAATTCGGTTGCGGCACAAATGAGCCGTGGAAAGTCGGAAAAAACAATGGCTTTTGCAATGAGCAGCGTTGCTGCAACTTTGGCAAAATTCTCAATGGACGTTTGTTTGTATATGAGCCAAAATTTTGATTTTATCGGTTTGCCTTCACATTTAACGACTGGTTCGAGCATTATGCCACACAAGAAAAACCCAGATGTTTTTGAGTTAATCCGCGGAAAATGCAACAAAATTCAAGCCTTGCCTTATGAAATTACTTTAATTACCAATAATTTGCCAAGCGGTTACCACAGGGATTTTCAGTTATTAAAAGAAGGTTTGTTCCCTGCAATTCAAAACTTGAAAGCGTGTTTGGATATTGCTATTTTTTCTATTAAAGACATTAAGGTAAAAGATAATATTCTTACAGATAAAAAATATGATTACCTTTTTACGGTTGATACTTTAAACGAAATGGTTGTTGCAGGAATGCCGTTTAGAGATGCGTATAAAGCTGTTGCTGAACAATTGGAAGCAGGTGTTTATCAATCTCCAAAAGAAACCAAACATACACATGAAGGAAGTATAAACAACCTTTGTTTAGAAGAAATAAAGGCTAAAATGAAAAACGCTTATTAAGCCAAATCATAAAAATGCTTAATTAAAAAGACATTAGTATTCGAATCCTAATGTCTTTTTCTTTTTAGATAATGGTCTGAACTCAATTATTTTAATCTCCAACAGTTGAAACCGTTGGTTATAGTTAAATCTTGCTTTTTTGAATGATGGCAAAAAAGCAAAATATTTCCTTTTAGCCCTGACAGAAGTGGAAATCCTTGTGGGTCGGGGTTAGACCCATAAGATTAAAACGGATGGCAGGAATCATCTAACCAAAAATGCCTAATCTTTCTGCTTCTAAAAAAGGATATTACTTAATTTTTAATAAATACTACGTTCCAATTAGTAATAAAAATTCTATATATTTGAGAAATATCTTAACTGTAAAATATGGCGAATTTAGAAGAACAGGCTGCACAAACTCTTTTTGAACAAAATCACATTACTGAGGAACAATTGGAAGCCATTCAAGCGTATCGTGGCTTGAATTTATTTTCGGTTCATAACGAATTAAAGTTCTTATTATACCTGTCAATGCTGTTGTTTACTTCGGGTATTGGAATTCTGATTTATCAAAATATAGATACTATTGGACATTCGGTTCTGCTTGGATTATTGTTGTTAGTTACATTAATCAGTTTTTATTTTTGTTTTAAAAATCATGATGGTTTTAAAAAGGAAGAAGCTCCATTTCCCAATCCATTATATGATTATTTGGTGCTTACCGCCGTTATATTGAGCTGTACGTTTGTGGGATATCTGCAGTTTCAATACCAGACTTTTGGAACACATTATGGATTAGCTACTTTGGTTCCTACCATTATCAGTCTTTTTTGTGCCTATTATTTTGATAATAAAAGCGTGCTGTCGATTGGAATCACAGGAATGGCAGCTTATTTGGGACTTTCGGTAGATCCAAAACATTATTTTGAGAACGAAATGTTTAATAACAGAACCTTAAGCTATATTGGATTGGCTTTTGGGCTTACTTTGTTACTTTGGGCTTTATATGCCAGCAAAATTAATTTAAAAAAACATTTCAATCTGGTCTACCTTACTTTTTCACTGCATCTGGTCGGCATTGCCTGCATGGTTAATTTATGTGATGATTACTGGTTTCCATTTGGTTTGGTATTAGGAATTGCAACTTATTATTTTTATAATTTAAGTTTCCAAATCAGGTCTATTTCTCTATTTATTTTCACGGTTCTATATGGTTTTATTGGAATGAATATCTTTTTTGTAAGGATCTTAGATTCTATTCATTTTGATGATTTTTTCTCCATCTTTATTTTTACAACACCGTTTTATTTCATTGGTATCATAATTGGATTTATAAAACTGATTAAACATTTCAACAAAAAAACTTCCGATGACAGCATACGATAAAACACTTTTAGACAACGTTTATACAGACGAAGAAGCGAATCGCTTGAAAGAATCTGGATTCATTAGTCCAGAACAATACAAAGGGCTGAGTTCTCAATTACCGAGACTAAAAAGTCAAAATAATCTCTTTATCCGGATTGGTTTCTTTATTTTGGGCTGTATGCTGTATTCCTCAATTTGTGGTTTTATATCACTTATAGGAATTGGCGGTATGGACAATGGATACCTATTTTTTATCTATCTCTTTGCCATAATAGGTTTTGGGTTCAAAGAGTATATGTCCCGAGAAATGAAATATTTTGGTTTTGGATTGGACGATGCTTTTATTTTAGGAGGAATTTTATCTTTACTAATTGCCGTTGGACTTACGTTTGAACAAAACTATGATCCTAACTATTTGGCGGTTATTATTGTAATGGCAGCTGTATCAAGTATTGCTTATCTGCGCTATCTCAATCTCTCTTTGGCACTGCTTGCGTGTATAGGAATAACTGGAACTGTAGCATATCTTATATTTGATTATCTCATAATCGGGAAAACCATCTTGCCTTTTGTAATGCTGCTGTTTTCTGGAGCTGGTTATTTTATTTCTAAAAAAAAGATCCAAAATCTAACTTCTCCCTATTATTATAATGGACTGAAATTAGCCAAAGGCTTCTGCTTAATTGTATTCTATCTTGCGGGAAATTATTATGTGGTGAGAGAACTAAATTTCAATCTATCCGAAGATTATTTCTACAGTGGCGTAAGTCCCGAAATTCCTTTTGCACTGTTCTTTTGGGTTTTTACATTTATAATTCCTGTAGTTTATCTGGTTTTTTCTTTGAAAAACAAAGACCGAATTATGCTGTGGATTGGATTTCTAGCCCTTTGCTTCAGTTTTTTTACTTTCAGAATGTATCATCATGTCTTGCCGCCGGAAGTGGCTTTGACTATTGGCGGATTGGTTCTGTTTGCTTTTACCTATTTTGCCATAAAAAAAACAAAACACAACGAAACCGGAATCACTTTCAAAGCCGATCGTTTTACAGATCCAAATGCTTTTGCTAATCTTCAAGTTCTTGTGACCGCTTCACAATTTGGTATTAAACCCGAAGTAAAAGTTGAGGAATCTCCAATGGAATTTGGCGGTGGCGGATTTAGCGGTGGCGGTTCGAATGGGGAATTTTAAAAACAAGACCATTGAACATAAATATTTTCACCGCAGATTACTTCGTCTATTCGCTATCGCTCGGGTCGCAGATTTAAATTAAACTTATGGAAGATTTTTTATACAAAGAGGAAACCTATAAAATTATTGGTATTCTTTTTGAAGTTCATAAAAATTTAGGAAAAGGATTTTCAGAAATTGTCTATAAAGATGCTATCGAATTTGAATTTCAACAAGAAAACATCTATTTTGAAAGAGAAAAAGAGTTTTTGGTAAATTATAAAACTACAACACTAAAACATAAATTTTATGCAGATTTTGTAGTGTTTGGCAAAATAATTTTAGAAATAAAAACTGTCGATTGTTTTAACAATAATCATTATAATCAATGTTTAAATTATTTAAAAGTATCAAAAAATGAATTAGCTCTTCTAGTTAATTTCAATTCTCTTTCTTTAGAATACAAACGAATAGCAATGTCAAAAAAATAAAAAATCTGCGAATCTGCGGTATTATTTTTACAATCTCTCCGCTAAATCCTTCGCATCAATATCACTGTGCGAAACATCATAAACTGATTTCCCGTTTTTAATCAATAACAATTGCGGGGATTGGTGCATAACCTGAAAACGGCTGGCAATTTCATTAGAAATATCTCGGTATTCCAATAAATCCAAGAAATAAGCATCAACATTATCGTTCGATTCATACTCATTTTCAAATTGTTTCAGCGCAAATCTGCTTATGCTGCAGCGTGTACTGTGCTTAAAAATCACCGCCGGCTTTTGATCCGATAAAGCTGCTATTTCATCCAGCTGCCCTATAAATTGAAGCGGAATCCAATTGATTTTGCCTGCAGTTTCTTTCTTTTCTTCTGAATTTCCGAATAGGGAATTAAATATACTCATTTTGTCTTATTTTATGTCTTTTTGTCTTAATAAAACTATGAAAATCATAGATTAGACGTCAAATTGTCCGTAAATTTATAGTGGAATATAATTTGATATTTAGTTTGCAAAGTTAGTCATTAATTTGGTGACTAGTAAATAGTAATTAGTGATTAGCTAAAAGTGAATACTTTTACGATTACTACAATTTTAAGTATATAAATTACATAAAATCAGTCAAAGATTATTTTTTTAGAAAAAGATTCTTCTTTATTGCACTACTAAAAAAGCTAATTACTATTTACTAGTCACTAATCACTGTTAAACATATAAAACCTTTAATCATGAACATTAATAAATTTACCATTAAATCGCAGGAAGCCATTCAGCTTTCACAGCAATTGGTTCAGAGTTTGGGTCAGCAGCAAATAGAAAACGAGCACATTTTTAAAGCTATTTTTGAAGTAGATGAAAATGTAGCTCCTTTTATCTTGAAAAAACTCAACGTCAATGTGCCTTTGTTTCTTCAAATTTTAGACGCAACGATTCAGAGTTTTCCAAAAGTATCAGGAGGCGAAATACAGCTTTCGAGAACCGCTAATACTGCTTTGAACGAAGCCGAAATTATTGCCAAAAAAATGAATGACGAGTACGTTTCGATTGAACATTTGATTCTCGCCATATTCGATTCTAAAAGCAAAGTATCCCAAATTCTAAAAGATCAAGGCGCAACTGGAAAAGGCTTGAAAGCTGCTATTGAAGAATTGCGCAAAGGCGAAAGAGTAACCTCAGCATCGGCCGAAGACACATACAATTCATTGAATAAATACGCAAAAAACCTCAACGAATTGGCTCGAACAGGAAAACTTGATCCTGTAATTGGCCGTGATGAGGAAATCCGGCGCGTACTGCAAATCCTGACC
Protein-coding sequences here:
- the proB gene encoding glutamate 5-kinase, producing the protein MNKSGKKRILLKLGSNTLTKETNHISRGKIEDIGMQIAALQDKYEFIIVSSGAIAAAKQFVKLDNNDKDVFVKQALASIGQPHLMRIYHENFSDLGLHISQCLLSYSDFEKQQSKVNIVNTINVLVKNNYIPIINENDTVATDEIKFGDNDKLAALTAVLLNVDILIIATNTNGIYTKSSINDEVPETIELVTDLSLLQKEIGDKKSSHGTGGMQSKIDSAAIAKEANIETWIVNGLEDNFMVKALNNEIAFTKIV
- a CDS encoding N-acetylornithine carbamoyltransferase — protein: MNYTSIKEIDSIQKWIKEALKIKKNPLKNKKLGKNKTLVMLFFNSSLRTRLSTQKAAINLGMNVMVMNFGSEGWTLEFEDGTIMNQGASEHIKEAAEVVSQYCDIIAIRAFAGLVDKEKDNAETVMNGFLKYATVPILNMESATGHPLQSLADAITMEENKTKHRPKVVLSWAPHPRALPQAVPNSFVEMMQLQTEMDFVITHPEGYELNPEITKDSKIEYDQDKAFENADFIYAKNWSNYKEYGKITNSDPNWTITADKMKLTNNAKFMHCLPVRRNVIVTDEVIDSENSIVIQQANNRTYSAQLVLQKILKKSDK
- the argB gene encoding acetylglutamate kinase, encoding MTKLSIIKIGGNIIDNPTELKQFLTDFSKIEGYKVLIHGGGKSATKMAQSIGLVPQMIDGRRITDAPMLDVVVMIYAGEINKNVVAQLQAHNTNAIGFSGADGNLILSSKRNHPTIDYGFVGDVQKVNTPLLETLLKSGITPVFCAITHDGQGQLLNTNADTIASELAIALSEVFEVTLTYCFEKPGVLYDAEDDSSVIEQINHELYTKLKAEKAIHSGMIPKLDNCFNSLSKGVQKIKIGHHRMLQNTGVVHTSIEL
- a CDS encoding M20 family metallo-hydrolase, translating into MKNIESLTQEAISLLKSLIQTPSFSSEEGQTALLIENWFTQNNIPFERENNNIWAFNKHFDKSKPTLLLNSHHDTVKPNQGYTNDPFEAIVKDGKLFGLGSNDAGGCLVSLIATFTNFYANENLPYNIVIVASAEEESSGKNGLNSVLKHLPELECAIVGEPTLMQLAVAEKGLLVLDVVVKGTASHAAHNNPDNPIYNAMPVIDWFKTFQFEKISEVLGPVKMTVTQVTAGKQHNVVPAECHLVVDIRVTDCYNNTEILETVRANVKAEVTPRSMHLNASSIPVTHGLVQAGIALGRTTYGSPTLSDQSVLNCQSLKLGPGESLRSHSADEFIYVNEIEEGIQLYIKILTDFFKIN
- the argH gene encoding argininosuccinate lyase, whose translation is MKLWEKGIPTDKQIEHFTVGNDRELDLVLAKYDALGSIAHAKMLGQIGLLTNDETESLVLTLNEIIKDIANGNFEIEDSFEDVHSKIEYLLTVKLGDAGKKIHTARSRNDQVLVDVNLYLKDAVKELKEQVKTLFDLMMESAEKHQNVLLPGYTHLQIAMPSSFGMWFSAYAETLIDDITMLNAALKIVDQNPLGSAAGYGSSFPINRTFTTKELGFETLKYNSVAAQMSRGKSEKTMAFAMSSVAATLAKFSMDVCLYMSQNFDFIGLPSHLTTGSSIMPHKKNPDVFELIRGKCNKIQALPYEITLITNNLPSGYHRDFQLLKEGLFPAIQNLKACLDIAIFSIKDIKVKDNILTDKKYDYLFTVDTLNEMVVAGMPFRDAYKAVAEQLEAGVYQSPKETKHTHEGSINNLCLEEIKAKMKNAY
- a CDS encoding DUF2157 domain-containing protein is translated as MANLEEQAAQTLFEQNHITEEQLEAIQAYRGLNLFSVHNELKFLLYLSMLLFTSGIGILIYQNIDTIGHSVLLGLLLLVTLISFYFCFKNHDGFKKEEAPFPNPLYDYLVLTAVILSCTFVGYLQFQYQTFGTHYGLATLVPTIISLFCAYYFDNKSVLSIGITGMAAYLGLSVDPKHYFENEMFNNRTLSYIGLAFGLTLLLWALYASKINLKKHFNLVYLTFSLHLVGIACMVNLCDDYWFPFGLVLGIATYYFYNLSFQIRSISLFIFTVLYGFIGMNIFFVRILDSIHFDDFFSIFIFTTPFYFIGIIIGFIKLIKHFNKKTSDDSIR
- a CDS encoding GxxExxY protein, whose product is MEDFLYKEETYKIIGILFEVHKNLGKGFSEIVYKDAIEFEFQQENIYFEREKEFLVNYKTTTLKHKFYADFVVFGKIILEIKTVDCFNNNHYNQCLNYLKVSKNELALLVNFNSLSLEYKRIAMSKK
- the ytxJ gene encoding bacillithiol system redox-active protein YtxJ; protein product: MSIFNSLFGNSEEKKETAGKINWIPLQFIGQLDEIAALSDQKPAVIFKHSTRCSISRFALKQFENEYESNDNVDAYFLDLLEYRDISNEIASRFQVMHQSPQLLLIKNGKSVYDVSHSDIDAKDLAERL